In Longimicrobiales bacterium, a single window of DNA contains:
- a CDS encoding heavy metal translocating P-type ATPase, with amino-acid sequence MAHAREVTIPVTGMTCANCVATVERTLRKTAGIDEAVVNYATERATIRFDKDSITVEEMAAAIERVGYGVVLAEPGADLESAESIARSAEISEQTIKFATGVFFAAPLFSLSMARDFSLLGAWVHEPWVNWLMFAMAAPVQFYVGWDYYMGALKSLRNRAANMDVLVAMGSSVAFGYSVVIVVLLSQGSTAAGEHVYFETAALIITLIKLGKLLEVRAKGEAGSAIQELMSLRPSTAHRVNPESSETAGDLETDVAIDDVRVGDILLVRPGERVPVDGFIVSGSSTLDESMLTGESLPVEKGVDSPVTGATVNRTGAFQMKATRVGTDTALAQVVRMVREAQGSKAPIQRLADRVASMFVPVVVAIATLTLVVWWVGIGAGATEAIIRFVAVLVIACPCALGLATPTAVMAGTGRAARRGILFRSSEALERARDVRVVVMDKTGTLTRGEPAVLDVIANGDKDELLQLAGAAERHSEHPLAEAIVREAKARELDLAEPTGFQAILGRGVRAGVDGKAVLVGTRAFIDAELGMDLDATRWPGEASRVEGRAQTPLWVSIDGQVSGLIGVADAVREGSAEAVRALKSSGVRVVMLTGDNAHVARHIAAEVGIDDVRAEVLPAQKAEVVAEIMASCDGAVAMVGDGINDAPALARADVGIAIGTGTDVAMETADVVLMRGDLRSVPEALALSRQTMATIEQNLFWAFFYNAALIPVAAGALYSLTFLPMMVRSLHPILAALAMAFSSVTVVANSLRLRNARI; translated from the coding sequence ATGGCACACGCTCGTGAGGTCACGATCCCCGTGACGGGGATGACCTGCGCCAACTGCGTGGCTACCGTCGAGCGCACTCTGCGGAAGACTGCGGGCATAGACGAGGCCGTGGTCAATTATGCCACCGAGCGTGCGACGATTCGTTTCGATAAGGATTCCATCACCGTCGAAGAGATGGCCGCGGCGATCGAGCGGGTCGGCTATGGGGTGGTGCTCGCAGAGCCGGGAGCCGATCTGGAGTCGGCAGAGTCCATCGCTCGCAGTGCCGAGATTTCGGAGCAGACGATAAAATTTGCGACGGGTGTGTTTTTTGCCGCGCCACTCTTTTCGCTCAGCATGGCACGCGACTTCTCACTCCTGGGTGCATGGGTACACGAGCCGTGGGTCAACTGGCTGATGTTTGCGATGGCGGCGCCGGTTCAGTTCTACGTGGGATGGGACTACTACATGGGGGCGTTGAAGAGCCTCCGGAACCGTGCGGCGAACATGGATGTCCTCGTGGCGATGGGATCGTCGGTGGCGTTCGGGTATTCGGTCGTCATCGTGGTTTTACTGAGCCAGGGGAGTACGGCGGCAGGCGAGCATGTCTATTTCGAGACGGCGGCCCTGATCATCACGCTCATCAAGCTCGGTAAGCTTCTTGAGGTGAGGGCGAAGGGCGAGGCCGGCTCTGCGATTCAGGAGCTGATGAGTCTGAGGCCGTCGACGGCCCACAGGGTCAACCCGGAAAGCAGCGAAACCGCAGGCGACCTCGAGACGGATGTCGCCATCGATGACGTACGGGTCGGTGACATCCTGCTCGTTCGGCCCGGAGAGCGCGTACCGGTCGATGGTTTCATCGTCAGTGGATCATCGACGCTCGACGAGAGCATGCTCACCGGCGAGAGCCTGCCGGTCGAGAAGGGAGTGGACTCGCCGGTCACTGGAGCCACGGTGAACCGCACCGGTGCCTTTCAGATGAAGGCAACGCGCGTGGGTACGGACACCGCTCTTGCCCAGGTCGTGCGGATGGTGCGGGAGGCGCAAGGCAGCAAGGCGCCGATCCAGCGGCTAGCTGACCGAGTGGCCTCGATGTTCGTCCCGGTTGTCGTCGCGATTGCGACGCTCACTCTCGTCGTCTGGTGGGTCGGTATAGGGGCCGGCGCGACCGAAGCCATCATTCGATTTGTGGCGGTACTGGTCATCGCGTGTCCCTGTGCGCTCGGACTCGCGACACCAACCGCAGTGATGGCGGGCACGGGCCGGGCCGCTCGACGCGGCATCCTATTCCGGAGTTCTGAGGCGCTTGAGCGGGCGCGTGACGTACGCGTCGTTGTCATGGACAAGACCGGGACGCTGACTCGTGGAGAGCCGGCAGTGCTCGACGTGATCGCGAACGGGGACAAAGACGAGTTGCTCCAGTTAGCTGGAGCAGCCGAGCGGCACAGTGAGCACCCGCTTGCTGAGGCGATCGTGCGTGAAGCAAAAGCTCGTGAGCTGGATCTGGCGGAACCCACGGGTTTTCAGGCCATCCTAGGCCGTGGTGTCCGCGCCGGAGTGGACGGCAAGGCCGTCCTCGTAGGAACTCGGGCCTTCATCGACGCTGAACTTGGAATGGACCTTGATGCTACGCGTTGGCCGGGGGAAGCGTCCCGAGTCGAAGGCAGAGCTCAGACCCCATTATGGGTCTCGATCGACGGGCAGGTTTCCGGACTCATCGGTGTGGCCGATGCGGTGAGGGAGGGCTCGGCTGAGGCCGTGCGCGCGTTGAAGTCGTCTGGCGTGCGTGTGGTGATGCTCACCGGAGACAATGCGCATGTCGCGAGGCACATCGCTGCGGAGGTTGGAATCGATGACGTTCGGGCGGAAGTACTTCCGGCCCAGAAGGCCGAAGTTGTCGCGGAGATTATGGCGTCGTGCGATGGCGCGGTCGCTATGGTGGGAGACGGCATCAACGACGCCCCCGCGCTGGCTCGGGCTGACGTGGGAATCGCCATCGGCACCGGAACCGATGTCGCGATGGAAACCGCCGATGTCGTCCTGATGCGTGGCGACCTCCGTTCGGTGCCGGAAGCCCTGGCATTGAGCCGACAGACAATGGCGACCATCGAGCAGAACCTGTTCTGGGCGTTCTTCTATAACGCGGCTCTGATCCCGGTCGCCGCAGGTGCTCTCTACTCTCTGACGTTCCTGCCGATGATGGTCAGGTCGCTGCACCCGATTCTGGCAGCATTAGCGATGGCGTTCAGCTCGGTCACCGTGGTCGCGAACAGCCTCAGGCTTCGAAACGCCCGCATCTGA
- the pdxH gene encoding pyridoxamine 5'-phosphate oxidase: MSITSSIKAVGTLSQGVAEGIPDATEDADPIDLFHQWFEAATESDILLPESVALATADAEGRPSVRMVLMKNVDKHGFVFFTNYSSRKATELEANPHAALCFHWAVQERQVRVTGAVTRISQEESDAYFQSRGRGSRVGAWASKQSQPLPARSRLEQRTLEARDRFANTDVPLPPFWGGYRIDPETIEFWQGRADRLHDRLVFSRVTDGWATKRLYP; this comes from the coding sequence ATGTCGATCACGTCATCGATCAAAGCTGTCGGCACGCTCAGCCAGGGCGTTGCCGAAGGCATTCCCGATGCTACGGAGGATGCCGATCCGATTGACCTCTTCCATCAATGGTTCGAGGCCGCCACCGAATCCGACATTCTCCTCCCTGAGTCGGTCGCGCTCGCAACCGCCGACGCGGAGGGACGCCCGTCCGTTCGGATGGTCCTCATGAAGAACGTGGACAAGCACGGCTTCGTCTTCTTCACGAACTACAGCAGTCGGAAAGCCACGGAGCTCGAAGCCAATCCGCACGCAGCGCTCTGCTTCCACTGGGCTGTACAGGAGCGTCAGGTGCGGGTTACCGGCGCGGTGACAAGGATTTCGCAAGAAGAGAGCGACGCTTACTTCCAGTCGCGAGGGCGTGGAAGTCGTGTGGGAGCGTGGGCCTCAAAGCAGAGTCAGCCTCTGCCCGCGCGCTCAAGGCTCGAACAGCGGACCCTCGAAGCGCGCGACCGGTTTGCGAACACGGATGTGCCGCTCCCGCCGTTCTGGGGAGGATACCGAATCGACCCGGAAACAATCGAGTTCTGGCAGGGTCGAGCAGATCGACTTCACGACCGACTCGTGTTCTCTCGCGTGACCGACGGCTGGGCTACGAAACGGCTCTACCCCTAG
- a CDS encoding metal-sensitive transcriptional regulator yields the protein MEHENTPDITRRLKSVEGHVRGVQRMVDEGAYCVDVVNQIVAIQSALKKVSALVLDDHLRSCVTDAMQAPDGDAREKVLAELMQVYDATARL from the coding sequence ATGGAGCACGAGAACACACCAGACATCACGCGGCGACTCAAGAGCGTCGAGGGGCACGTGCGTGGGGTGCAGCGAATGGTCGACGAGGGTGCATATTGTGTGGATGTCGTCAATCAAATTGTGGCCATACAGAGCGCACTTAAGAAAGTCAGCGCACTCGTACTCGATGACCACCTCCGCAGCTGCGTGACCGATGCCATGCAAGCCCCGGACGGCGATGCGCGAGAGAAGGTCCTCGCCGAATTAATGCAGGTCTACGACGCGACCGCCAGACTCTGA
- a CDS encoding amidohydrolase: MTSSVQLCLMPAAVLLVLSACGPGSSATDADLVLLNGNIITVDFAGTEVQALASKDGRIVALGSEADVESFIGSGTEVINLEGRTAIPGFIEGHAHYMRLGETKLELNLVDLSSWDDVVALVASAVAEAEPGQVISGGGWHQEKWSVRPEPNVDGMPFHDALSAVSPDNPVLLGHSSGHATFANARAMEIAGVTAATSDPEGGEIVRGPDGSPTGAFRETASRLLRPAAEGAPAPEPRQVALLAQEEAFSKGITSFQDAGAGFATTDLWKGMVDDGSLKIRLYSMIRASPANLAENLESYRIIGYGDEQLTVRAIKVAIDGALGSHGAWLLAPYVDNPSTSGLNTTPLEDVEETARLAMEHGYQFNVHAIGDRGNRETLDIFEAAYESAGPGDHRWRIEHAQHLHPDDIPRFGALGVIASMQGVHATSDAPWVEPKLGYQRAEEGAYVWQKLMQSGATIMNGTDAPVEDVSPISSYYSTVSRMPSTGKVFFPDQRMSRMEALRSYTINAAYGAFEEDLKGSLEVGKLADITVLSQDIMTIDEAQIPETEVVYTIVGGEVVYTRGGQ; encoded by the coding sequence ATGACGAGCAGTGTTCAATTATGCCTTATGCCAGCAGCGGTGCTTCTTGTTCTGTCTGCGTGCGGCCCTGGCTCGTCCGCAACGGACGCGGACCTCGTTCTGCTGAACGGCAACATCATCACCGTTGATTTTGCGGGAACGGAAGTACAGGCATTGGCTTCGAAGGACGGTCGGATCGTCGCCCTCGGCTCCGAGGCTGACGTCGAGTCCTTCATCGGCTCCGGCACAGAGGTCATCAACCTTGAGGGCCGGACTGCCATCCCCGGATTCATCGAAGGACACGCACACTACATGCGGCTCGGTGAGACGAAACTCGAGCTGAATCTCGTGGACCTCTCGAGTTGGGACGACGTCGTCGCGCTCGTCGCGTCCGCCGTCGCTGAGGCTGAGCCAGGACAGGTCATTTCGGGGGGAGGGTGGCACCAGGAGAAGTGGAGCGTGCGTCCAGAGCCCAACGTCGACGGAATGCCTTTCCATGATGCGCTGAGCGCGGTTTCTCCCGACAACCCGGTCCTGCTGGGTCATTCGAGTGGCCATGCGACCTTCGCGAACGCTCGGGCGATGGAGATCGCAGGGGTCACGGCTGCCACGTCTGATCCGGAGGGCGGTGAGATCGTTCGAGGCCCAGATGGGAGCCCCACCGGAGCGTTTCGCGAGACTGCGTCGAGACTGCTTCGCCCGGCGGCCGAAGGCGCCCCGGCCCCGGAGCCTCGTCAAGTAGCCTTGCTGGCCCAGGAAGAGGCGTTCTCCAAAGGCATCACTTCCTTCCAGGACGCGGGAGCCGGTTTTGCGACAACAGACCTGTGGAAGGGCATGGTCGATGACGGCAGCCTGAAGATCCGACTGTACTCGATGATCAGGGCGAGCCCGGCCAATCTGGCCGAGAACCTCGAATCGTATCGCATCATCGGGTACGGAGATGAACAGCTGACGGTCCGGGCGATCAAGGTGGCCATCGATGGGGCCTTGGGGTCACATGGTGCCTGGCTACTCGCACCGTATGTCGACAACCCATCGACCTCGGGACTCAACACGACACCGCTGGAAGACGTTGAAGAAACAGCGCGACTGGCTATGGAGCATGGCTACCAGTTCAACGTCCACGCGATCGGTGATCGTGGGAATCGTGAGACGCTCGATATTTTCGAGGCCGCGTATGAGTCAGCGGGGCCAGGCGACCACCGCTGGCGGATCGAACACGCGCAGCACCTACACCCCGATGATATCCCGCGCTTCGGAGCACTCGGCGTGATCGCGTCGATGCAGGGAGTCCATGCGACCTCCGACGCTCCTTGGGTCGAACCGAAGCTTGGGTACCAGCGTGCGGAGGAAGGCGCCTATGTCTGGCAGAAGTTGATGCAGTCAGGCGCGACCATCATGAATGGTACGGACGCGCCAGTTGAGGACGTGAGTCCGATCTCCAGCTACTACTCGACGGTCTCGCGCATGCCGTCCACCGGCAAGGTCTTCTTCCCCGACCAGCGCATGAGTCGTATGGAGGCGCTGCGTTCTTACACGATCAACGCCGCGTATGGGGCGTTCGAAGAGGACCTGAAGGGCAGTCTTGAGGTCGGAAAGCTGGCTGATATCACGGTCCTGTCACAGGACATCATGACAATCGACGAAGCTCAAATTCCCGAGACGGAGGTTGTCTATACGATCGTCGGCGGGGAAGTCGTCTATACGAGAGGCGGTCAGTGA
- a CDS encoding heavy-metal-associated domain-containing protein: MEEKTVDVPGITCGHCVATIQREVAEVAGVASVSAEQVSKRVTISWDPDTTDWVAIEATMKEINFPPAG; encoded by the coding sequence ATGGAGGAGAAGACTGTGGATGTCCCTGGAATCACATGTGGCCATTGCGTCGCCACAATTCAGCGCGAGGTCGCCGAGGTGGCCGGTGTCGCGTCCGTGTCGGCGGAGCAAGTCTCTAAGCGGGTCACGATTTCATGGGATCCGGACACGACTGATTGGGTGGCCATCGAAGCGACGATGAAAGAGATCAACTTCCCGCCGGCGGGATAG